The DNA segment ACCCATCCTTGTTTGGTTGTCTGGGTGATCAAGTCCAGCATCTGTTCAAGACCATATGGGAGACAGTCATTTTGTTATGCTGTGTTTGTTGTATAGTTTACATTTGAAAACATTAGGTGAGAGTGTAAAGTTTCTGTGAAATGCTTGAAGAAAGCAATAGGGGGAGTAGTGAGAGAAATAAAGCCCCTCACAAGGGAAATTTAGGATTTGTTTGTATGTCATGTTGCCATTTTTTTGCCATTCTCTTTTGCTGCCCACACATGTAGAGTCTCAGAAGATTTTGTTGGTGGAATTATTTTGCATTAATATTCAGTGGATCCATTTCTTGTCCTCCAGCCATGATTGTTATTCCTGAAATCAATGAAAAACTGGACCGAGAGTCATCTGTGGCACTGAATTTTCAGTAGCAATATTCTTTAAGATGTGTGGATCATCATCAACCCCCTGCTAAATAATCATATCATAGACTTGTTTGACTGATGTTGTGGAAATCATGAGCTTCAAAGATGGCATATGACACACAAAATCTTATCTGTTCCGGCTAGTACAGTAATAAGGTAATGGATAAGGTGGTGTTCATCGAATCTGATACTTACTCTGCTGCGATGTTGAAGCAGAGCACGCTCCAATGAATAAGGTTTTGCTCTGTTCTTCCTTCAGTTGAGATCACGTGAGGGAAGAACAGCTTCTGCATGTGGGTAGTCGTCGATGATTGTTTATTCCTGTCGCTGCAAGAAATGTCGGATCTCGCCAGCTTGGTAAGGAGCTGCTCTGTGTTGTTTGGGTAGCCGTTTGACTGGTCTCTATGAAGCCATTGCATTCGAATCCGAGAGTGTGATGAACACGTCGATTGATTTGATCTCTGTCATGATCTTTGATCTTTCTTCTTTCTATCTTCTGTTCAAGCTTATAAGGACACAatcacaatctctctctctctctctctctctctctctagttctatgGCTCCTCTGTTCTCATGTGCATCCCCAGCAACTCACCTGAGAACTCTGCTGAGAAATCCACGGCGAGGAAAGCTTGCTCTCACAAGGACGAAATCTCGAATCCAAAAGAGTAGGAAAAGCTTGAGGAAACCTACTGATAACGATGATGACGCTTTCCCCGGCGAGGAGACTGCGCCTCTTCTCTCGGCAGACCGATCATCGCCTGAGGTTACCAAGAAAGATGAACCTGCTGTCTTTGGACTGCCATCTTCTACTGCGTCAAAAGAACAGCTTTGAGACTGCAAAGTTTAGTTTACCTTCTACCAACTGAGATCAAATGCTAGCTAAAGTTGTGCTGCATTCGAAGGTTGTGCATTTGAGGGTGGCTTTGCATTGCAAAGGCTGTGAAGGGAAGGTCAGGAAGCACATCTCCAAGATGGAAGGCGAGACTGGTTTTGAGCATGGCTTTGATCTACTCTGACTCGATCTCTTTGTTCATATGCGGTACTGATGCTGGCATGCAGGTGTGACATCGTTCGACATAGATTTTGAAGCGAAGATGGTGACGGTGGTCGGAGCAGTGACGGCGTCGGGAGTTCTAAACAGCATCTCCAAGGTCAAGAATGCTCAGCTCTGGCCTTCGTCGCCGCCATTCTTgccatcatcatcgtcgtcatctTGCTTTCATGGGACCTAATTGTTCCTTTCCTCTCTGTTTTTGGTAATGCCAATTACCGTGGCTTGTGAGTCTCTGTAGAAGTAAGAACTGGAGTGAAGAACCCCGCAATGGTGAGCTCAACATTGTTGTCCCTTCTTCTTCATGCATGTAAACCTGCAGCCGAGCCAGACCGATTCAAAGGCACCTCCATTGCCAAACCTTCCATCAATGACAACTTTGGATTTCGCCAAAGAAATTCCAGAAAAGCAATCAATGTAATGAATCGTATATTGGCATGCTTAATGTTTACATCAGAAGGTGAAAGCCATCATAATCATCCTAACTTGGACACCACCAAGGACAAAAATCCTTGTTCATGTATCTATGGCTTCGACTTTGCGATCAAGACGATCGAAGTTTGGGGTGGTCATGGCCGATCTTGTGTTCTTTCTCCGTTCTGGAGCTGCAGGGGATCGTCCTCTCATCGAGCCATGCGATGATATCAGAGAACACTAGATCGATGTTTTCCTGTGGCTCACCGGATGTCAGCGCGTGCCACATCCCAGGATAAAGCTTGAAGGACCTGTCGTCGCTATATGCTGATTCGTACAAGGATTGGCTGACCGATGGATCCGTAACGCTGTCATCTCCGCCATGAACGATTAGGAAGGGCAGTGACACCTGAACCAGCCCAAGCAAAGGAGTCATCAGCAGCACAACCCACCATGGAAGGCTTACTCtgtagaagaagatatggaacggGAATTACCTCCTCGAGACTAGTCTGTATGTCTAAGCTAGCTTTGAGCAGTTCAATTCCAGTCTTCAGCCGAGGCTTTCCCTTGTAGCAGTAGGGATTGTTTCGGATCTGCGACGACACAaatcgcaatcgaaatggttgacAAAAGGCATCGGAGAGTTGACAAAAAGAAATCTCAGGGAGCGTTCCTCACCTCCATTCTCCATTCTGGGTTTTTGACAGCCTTGTCGATGATGTCCTTGCTAGGAACTATCTTCCAGGTTGGGAAGAGCTTACCCAGCAACTTCAATATGAAGATCACCAATGGATTTGGTTTCATTTCTTCTGAAATCTGTCAAAGATTCAAACCACATAAACATCTACACCGCAGACACAACTCACGAGTTCATCGGTCGGGGAAATGTGACCTTGCACATTGGAGCCACCAGAACTGCGCCATCCCAAAACGTGGGTTCCTTCCGGTGCAGGTGGAGGGCCACAGCTCCTCCCATGGACTCCCCAAGTAGGTATCTCATCAACGTTTTGTTCTCTCTTCTCTCTGAAACAGACATGGCACAGAAAGAGTCAGCGCACGGAAGCAAAGCAGTTCGTGCAATAGCTTCCTGCACTGAGCTCACCACATATGCTCGTGAAATGCTCGGAAACGTCGTTCACAAGCTCGTCGAACATGGGGACGAAGCCTTGCAATCCAGAAGACTTCCCGTGTCCCTCGTAGTCGATGCCGTACACCGCATAACCTGCCTTTGCAAGCTGCGTTCCGGTGCCTGCAGCAACATGAAAGCACACATGTCGTTCCGAACCAAAAGATCACCAGTCAAAGAATTCATGGTCATCACCTCTCATCGAGATGCTGCACTCCATGGCATACCCTAAAAACGAGAAGAAGCACCGCAAATGAGAGACCGATACAATCGTTAATCTTAAGAGGAACGGGGAAGAAAGGGATGTTGCAAAGTACCATGACAAATAAAGATCATAGCTTTGGGGTCTCGGTACTCCGGAAACCATCGACATGTGAAGAGCTTCATCCCTCGAGCATTCAGTATGAATTCCTGGAACCAGCACATCAAGCTTCACACAAGACGAGAAGAAAAGAACAGAGAGGGAGAGACAAACAAGCTTCCGGCTGCTGACCTCTTCGTAGTTGATGCCGTCCATGTCGTTTGCCTGCAGAGAAGAGATATCGCGACAGTGAACGAAGAAGGCAGGAAAACATATCGATCGGCATTGTGCTGTGATCAACCTACGATGCGGCGGATCTGTATCGCAGTGGTTGAAGCGACAGGATGGTGTAGAAGAGGTTTAGATAGAGGGAAGGATGAAGGCTTGCAGGAGTCAAGCTGACGAAGCGAATCGAGACGAAGAGGCATAGAACATATAGAGATCCTGCGACGAGTTTGACGCGTCTGAGGAGTTGGAATTCGTAGCTGTCCTCTGTGTTTGACCGTTAAAAATAGAGCACCAAAGCGTTCCGGATTTGGATGCCGACCACATATTCCATGGAAACCCTCGTTGTTTAAGATAGACTCCGACTCTAAATAAGATTCCTCCAAGTCCAAAAATAGTCAGGACGACTGTTTTCAACACGGATATGTACGATAAGCTTCAAAATCCGACACAAGGTAGGTGTCTGGGTTGACTTCCAAAGGAGGAAACGTGCGCTGGAAGGAGGACCTTCCGGCGCGACCATTTTGCACGTGTGGCGGCTAAACATCGTTGACGGAAGCAGAAGAGGAGGAACCTTCTCATTTTTATCAGGTGTGTTTCGTGGAAATCCAGATGTACATAGAAACACAGACATGCACATTATTGCATTCAAGAACAGACTAAAATACCTTCGAGAATTAATACCCTGAAGGATTTATACACCATCAGGACTGCTGCCAGGTAAACTATGAGGGAGAAACATAATGATAAATGGAATGCTAGATCAAGTAGGTGATTCAGAAATCGAAAAGAAGCTGCTATCAATTTGCTACCACAAAATCATGGCCATCGTGATGCAACTTATTCTGCAAATTAACAGCCAAAACTTGGAAACAAATAATGAAAATTAAAGAGCAATAAGAGAATCATCCGATGTTGTAATTTTAAGCTTTGATTGCGTACTTCCTCATCGGGAAATacatctcctttttcttctcacGTTCCGTCTTCAAAGACTCCTGCGCGTGTAGAAACAGATCATCATTAAAACACCAGTGATAGGATAAAATGGCAAACACATGAACTGTAAATTCCGGAAAGCTTTCACACAATGAAGGTATGTGATTATCCTAGAATCAACAACCAGGAAAGAATATTTAATCCACTTCTCAAGGCAAACACATGAACTGTAAAATCCAGAAATAACAGTATGTAATTATCCTATAATCAATGACCAGGAAAGAATATTTAATCGACCTCTGACTAATGCTTACTGAGTCCACTATTATATGTGATGATTCTGAGATGTCAAACCATGGCATCAACATTTCATTTGAAATTAAAGATACCCACAGGGTCGGAAGGGATGAGAAGTTTCTGTAATATAATGGTAAGTTTAGCTTGGATGACCGGCACCAGGGCAAAATATCACTTGGAAGCACCAAGACATAATGTGAAAAGGAGCTTTGCTTGAGAATCAGCTGTTTGCAAGATACATGACCAAATGTCGGATTATAGATAACCAAATTAGAGAAGTTTATATAgcagaaaatgatttttttttctctacttaTTAGTTGAATTACAGAAGCCGAATGAGATGGTCAAATATGGATGGCACAATATATTGCACTAGAAGTTGTTAATTAGGAACAATTAGTATCTTATAAGTTGTATACAGCAACAGTCTTTTGTGCCTTCAACTTTCTATACTCTCTATGGGATTCTCCCTTCTCACATGTAAATGATATTACTTGCTGCTACTGAATTCTTTTACACCGCTTCAGATTGCAATAAAAAGGTACTGAACTAGTAATTGTTTACTAAAAATCACCTAATATATGATGAAAAATGCACCAACAATAGACTAGATATTGACATGATTCCAAATCTCAGGAAGCATTATACTGTCAAAGGCAGCAACTAAACTGAAAATAGACATTTGCCATGCAAGTTTCCAGAAAACAGTATCTTATCCATTATATTGCATAGAGAAAATGATGCCGACAACAGAGTTAGACCAATAACCACTGTTCTAACAATGTGAAAAACAATAGCCACAGATTGCAAAATGTTAAAACCAATTCTAACAATTATCATTCCTTGATGGATTATCACTCTTTTTCCTTGAAAAAAATAGTGACACTAGTACTACCAGGTATTATGCCACTCATCACCAACATTGGACCTTCACATGACAAACTTTAGGTTCCAGGCTTCTAGACCTAAAGCACGGATCCTCAAAGATAGCAAGTGTGCTAAAACATTGGAAGGAAAATCATAGAGGTCAAGGTTTTAAATATTGGTTGGACCGGCATATATCAACAGTTTCTGACTAAGAACTGATATTGAACCATATAGATTTGTATCAGTCAGTGTCAATTTCTGTGTTTTTTTCATTGATACAATGTGGTACAGGTGAGCAAATCATCCAGTATGTTGGTATTCATTTTGGTCCAACATCGTATCAAAATCTAAATCAGACCGAGATTTAAATCTTGAGATTAGCCATCAAAAAGTAAGTATACGATACTagtctttttctccttttgttttcCCCGTACTTCAAATTTCACAAATTAACAACACATAGCCGAGGCTCTATAATGACAAACAATGCTCTGCCAAGATGTCTCTCTAGAATAAACTACAGCTAACAAGGCCAAAATCTTATGATCAAAATTCACATATTGAGGAAAAATGACACACAAAAtactggtagcagcaccaaaaatGAATACCGCACAAATGTTCAATGAACATTCCAAAAGATCATTCCTTTTGCTACCATTCGGTTCGCATACAACCTTAAAGAACTCCAAAATAAAAAGACAGGTTACCTGATGTTTGGTAAGCCGACGGCGAATAGCCCGTGTCTTCTTGGGGCGGAGATCCAGAGGCATGAGTTTCTTCTTCTTGTAGACCTCCCTCAGTGCGGCCTTCTGCTTCTGCGAGATCACGGTCAACACCCGGGCGATCGACAGCCTCACCACCTTTCTGCCAACCCCAATCAAAGATCCAAAATTGTCAGAGccgtcgaacaaaagaagaagacatCAAGGGACAGACTCAACTCACATCTTGGAGAGCTTGTTGGGGGCGCCGCCGGTGACTTTAGCGACGCGAAGGAGAGAAAGCTCATTCTTCAGGTCCTTCAGTTGGCTCTGGAGTTCCACCTTAGTCTTCCCGCGAAGCTCGTGCACCTTGATCCTCGCTGCAACCAAGGATTACAGAAAGGATCGACCAAATCCTCCTCCACAGCAATCAGAAAAAAAGAGGCATGCATCTTCAGAATCGAATTCTTACCCATTGTCAACGAATCGACTCTCCCGCTTCTCCGCCGCACAGAAATCCTAATACTGCAAAGAggcgtctatatatatatatatatatagatagtgaAGGTTCCCGTAAACCCTAACGGCATATGGAGATGAAGTCTCGGTTTAGCATGAACGCGGTTCGgctcgaaccagacctaaaccgGATTTGAATCGGACCGGAACAACAACCGACTCGGTCCAATGATTCATATTTCAAATCGAATCGGAATTGAcctattttgtagaataaaaatcaatcgatggttcatgatttttatttttaaattataatttcatttatttaaaattattttttttaaaaaaatcgataATTCTAATTCTAGTTTCAGAATGAACCCAATACGATTCTAATTCGATGATTTTAGTTTCCAAAACTTATGGATTAGAACTATCGGAATCCGAGTTGGGTCTATTTTCGTTGAGTCTTTAATCGATTTGGTTTAAGCAATGAGATAAATTAAtatcatactatatatatatatatatatatatatatataagagcaaAGAAGAGGAGGTTCCATCTTGTATGTCCATCACCCTGGCTGCAAGTGGTAAACAGCATCATCAGTTTTCCTTTGATTTCAGTCATGTCGAACCTTTGGGTGGCATGCTTGCTTAGTTTATGGTTTATTTGTCTCCACCTTAGATCTCTTTTCATCTCCTACTGTATCACCAGGGAATCAATTCATCCTTGAGTTGGCTTCTCCAATATGATGTTTGAGACTTCAGCCTCATGCATGTAGCTTTTAAACTAGTGGTGTTCTTCAGTCATTGCCACTCCCATGATCCTTCCTGGCTTTGCATTGATTTCATGTTCTTAGCTTCTCATTTTAACTCTGCAATCACTTCACTGAGCCTTATGCAGATCAATTGCTTCTGCATCCGATTCAAAGCAGTGAGCTGTCTCAATTCCATATCAACTTCTatggatatatattttttgaagacACCTCTGTACATAGCTTCGTCAAGCTAAAAAATATCAACATGAGAACTTCCAAACTATTAATCAACCAAGGAAAGAAACTTACACTCGAAGTTTAATCCTTTGATTGCAACAGATTCATGATATTTTAGATCTAGAAATTAAACCTAAGACATCACTACTTCCGAAGAATTTCTTGGTGAAAGCTGCAACAACAGTTCTCGGATCAATTTTGATTGAGCACACAGAACTTGGCTTTCTAGTCTATGGATCAAACAACAGCACAGCAAAAAAACACATACAACTCTTCAATCCTTTTAATGCCGTGTTCATCATTCATGTCACTCCACAAGAAATGCTGTCTTCTCGGGTTCACAATCCGGTGCAATTCTGGAAGCAGGAAGTAGACAGAACCCCACATTATTTGCAGTCTTTCTTGCG comes from the Musa acuminata AAA Group cultivar baxijiao chromosome BXJ1-10, Cavendish_Baxijiao_AAA, whole genome shotgun sequence genome and includes:
- the LOC103969318 gene encoding caffeoylshikimate esterase isoform X1, which gives rise to MPLRLDSLRQLDSCKPSSFPLSKPLLHHPVASTTAIQIRRIANDMDGINYEEEFILNARGMKLFTCRWFPEYRDPKAMIFICHGYAMECSISMRGTGTQLAKAGYAVYGIDYEGHGKSSGLQGFVPMFDELVNDVSEHFTSICERRENKTLMRYLLGESMGGAVALHLHRKEPTFWDGAVLVAPMCKISEEMKPNPLVIFILKLLGKLFPTWKIVPSKDIIDKAVKNPEWRMEIRNNPYCYKGKPRLKTGIELLKASLDIQTSLEEVSLPFLIVHGGDDSVTDPSVSQSLYESAYSDDRSFKLYPGMWHALTSGEPQENIDLVFSDIIAWLDERTIPCSSRTEKEHKIGHDHPKLRSS
- the LOC103969318 gene encoding caffeoylshikimate esterase isoform X2, whose protein sequence is MDGINYEEEFILNARGMKLFTCRWFPEYRDPKAMIFICHGYAMECSISMRGTGTQLAKAGYAVYGIDYEGHGKSSGLQGFVPMFDELVNDVSEHFTSICERRENKTLMRYLLGESMGGAVALHLHRKEPTFWDGAVLVAPMCKISEEMKPNPLVIFILKLLGKLFPTWKIVPSKDIIDKAVKNPEWRMEIRNNPYCYKGKPRLKTGIELLKASLDIQTSLEEVSLPFLIVHGGDDSVTDPSVSQSLYESAYSDDRSFKLYPGMWHALTSGEPQENIDLVFSDIIAWLDERTIPCSSRTEKEHKIGHDHPKLRSS
- the LOC135596241 gene encoding large ribosomal subunit protein uL29-like — its product is MARIKVHELRGKTKVELQSQLKDLKNELSLLRVAKVTGGAPNKLSKIKVVRLSIARVLTVISQKQKAALREVYKKKKLMPLDLRPKKTRAIRRRLTKHQESLKTEREKKKEMYFPMRKYAIKA